In one window of Desulfonatronospira thiodismutans ASO3-1 DNA:
- a CDS encoding cell division protein ZapA, with translation MPEYNLNILGLDLNFKTDAGPERIEQARAYLEKRYTELQSRGGKLSKERLLIYLALGLADDYLQSDIRLSDLQQRVDELVNKIDSLEADN, from the coding sequence ATGCCAGAGTACAACTTAAATATACTGGGGTTGGACTTAAATTTCAAAACAGATGCGGGTCCCGAACGTATCGAGCAGGCAAGGGCATATCTTGAAAAGAGATATACCGAACTGCAAAGCAGGGGCGGCAAGCTGAGCAAGGAAAGATTGCTTATATATCTTGCTCTGGGCCTGGCTGATGATTACCTTCAAAGTGACATCAGGCTTTCGGATTTACAGCAGAGAGTAGATGAACTGGTAAACAAGATAGATAGTCTTGAGGCTGACAATTAA
- the glmU gene encoding bifunctional UDP-N-acetylglucosamine diphosphorylase/glucosamine-1-phosphate N-acetyltransferase GlmU, protein MIFDEEKGLPLSPEAGVLVLAAGKGTRMHSPLPKVLQKLLDKPMLWYLLTTLGTCFSSRPMVVTGHGSDLVQEACTEFEVDCIFQKQQLGTGHALQVAWDHIKKTGVDWLVVLNGDTPLISRQQIHSLLNSVRSNDADIGLMSLELDDPGGYGRVLRSAEGSVEAIVEAGDFDPRVHGPDVSEVNSGLYAFKTSSLKGILFELDADNIQGELYLTQLISLARQAGMKIEAVNAGRCPGLLGVNNPGELIQQEENVRSCIVNRFMGQGVFIRSPQTVRIGPEVCIEPGARITGPVEIYGKSRVSSLSSISANCYIEDSFIDGGQVFCFSHIVESVIDTDTKVGPYARLRPGTRMSKGSRAGNFVEIKNSTVGAGSKVNHLSYIGDTAMGQEVNVGAGTITCNYDGRAKHRTVIEDKVFIGSNTALVAPVVLQQKSMIAAGSTITRDVPVESLGIGRSRQKNLEGKSPLKKFKNND, encoded by the coding sequence ATGATTTTTGATGAAGAGAAAGGACTACCACTATCTCCTGAGGCAGGCGTGCTTGTTCTGGCCGCTGGCAAGGGAACACGCATGCATTCACCTCTGCCCAAGGTCCTTCAAAAGCTTCTGGACAAGCCCATGCTGTGGTATCTTTTAACCACTCTGGGCACATGCTTTTCTTCCAGGCCCATGGTTGTCACCGGTCATGGCAGCGACCTGGTGCAAGAGGCCTGCACTGAATTTGAAGTGGATTGTATTTTCCAGAAACAGCAGCTGGGTACCGGTCATGCCCTGCAGGTGGCCTGGGATCATATCAAAAAGACCGGGGTTGACTGGCTGGTGGTGCTCAACGGTGATACTCCGCTAATAAGTCGCCAGCAGATTCACAGTCTTTTGAACAGTGTCCGCAGCAATGATGCTGATATAGGCCTGATGAGTCTTGAGCTTGATGATCCGGGCGGTTATGGACGGGTTCTACGCTCTGCTGAGGGCAGTGTCGAAGCAATAGTCGAAGCAGGGGACTTTGACCCCCGGGTACACGGTCCGGATGTTTCTGAAGTAAACTCAGGGCTTTATGCATTTAAAACCTCTTCCCTAAAGGGTATTCTTTTTGAGCTGGATGCGGACAACATACAGGGTGAGCTTTATCTTACACAGCTTATCTCACTGGCCAGGCAGGCCGGCATGAAGATCGAGGCCGTGAATGCCGGCAGGTGCCCGGGGCTTCTGGGGGTCAATAATCCCGGGGAACTGATTCAGCAGGAGGAGAATGTCCGCTCCTGCATAGTAAACCGGTTCATGGGACAGGGGGTTTTTATAAGGTCCCCACAGACTGTACGAATTGGTCCGGAAGTCTGTATTGAACCGGGAGCCCGGATCACCGGTCCGGTGGAGATTTACGGCAAAAGCAGGGTCTCTTCGCTCAGCAGCATCTCTGCAAATTGTTACATTGAGGACAGTTTTATAGATGGAGGGCAAGTTTTTTGCTTTTCACATATAGTAGAATCTGTTATAGATACCGATACGAAAGTTGGTCCTTATGCCCGGCTGAGACCGGGAACCAGAATGAGCAAGGGGTCCAGGGCCGGCAATTTCGTGGAAATTAAGAATTCAACAGTGGGTGCCGGCAGCAAGGTAAATCACCTGTCTTATATCGGGGACACCGCAATGGGGCAGGAGGTCAACGTCGGAGCGGGCACCATCACCTGCAATTATGACGGGCGGGCCAAACACAGAACCGTTATCGAGGACAAAGTGTTCATAGGCAGCAACACAGCTCTGGTGGCCCCAGTGGTGCTGCAACAGAAGAGCATGATTGCTGCAGGGTCCACAATAACCAGGGATGTGCCCGTTGAGAGCCTGGGCATAGGCAGGTCCAGGCAGAAAAACCTTGAAGGCAAAAGCCCTTTGAAAAAATTTAAAAATAACGATTAA